The Latilactobacillus sakei subsp. sakei DSM 20017 = JCM 1157 genome includes a window with the following:
- a CDS encoding MDR family MFS transporter, giving the protein MSDSRPLDIHGKPYNRTVLVLVLLIGTFCTVLNQTILSTAFPTLMKAFDVSTSAVQWLTTGFLLVNGIMIPISAWLINRFNSKVLYMSAMTVFLLGTIICYIAPTSSFATLLIGRLIQAAGVGISMPILQTIMLTIFPPEKRGTAMGMAGIVIGLAPALGPTLSGWIIDSYNWRVLFGMIIPIVLLVLVLASFQMKSVIQLSKPKIDIPSIILSTVGFGSLLYGFSEVGDKGWGDMLVLATLAVGVIVIALFVWRQLTMENPFLELRVFKSPVFTIAAILSGVTNMAMVGAEMVLPLYIQNIRGESAFHSGLTLLAGSLMMGIMMPITGRIFDKYGAKRLAMTGMFLLMAATAPFIFLTAKTPIIYIVVLYAVRMFGISMVMMPVTTSGMNALPMNLISHGTAVNNTFRQVASSIGTAILISVLSSVTKNNMPSTHMVKTLPLAFRDKMINATLSGYHAAFIVAVIFCVIGFIITFFLSSKKSTTNGGAKA; this is encoded by the coding sequence TTGTCAGACTCTAGACCATTAGATATTCATGGGAAACCATACAACCGGACAGTCTTAGTCTTGGTCTTATTGATTGGTACTTTTTGTACTGTCTTAAACCAGACGATTTTATCAACTGCTTTCCCCACATTAATGAAAGCATTTGACGTGTCCACTTCAGCCGTTCAATGGCTCACAACCGGTTTCTTGCTAGTCAACGGGATTATGATCCCCATTAGTGCTTGGTTAATTAACCGATTCAACTCAAAGGTCCTCTACATGTCAGCAATGACTGTCTTTTTACTTGGGACCATTATTTGTTACATCGCACCAACGAGCTCATTTGCAACTTTATTAATCGGCCGTCTTATTCAAGCCGCCGGTGTTGGGATTTCAATGCCCATCTTGCAAACCATTATGCTCACGATTTTCCCACCTGAAAAACGGGGCACAGCCATGGGGATGGCCGGGATCGTTATCGGTCTTGCACCTGCCTTAGGACCTACTCTTTCAGGTTGGATTATTGATTCATACAACTGGCGGGTCTTATTCGGAATGATTATTCCAATCGTCCTACTCGTCTTAGTGCTAGCGAGCTTCCAAATGAAGAGCGTTATCCAACTTTCGAAACCTAAAATCGATATTCCTTCTATTATTTTATCAACCGTCGGCTTTGGTAGTTTACTCTATGGCTTCTCTGAAGTTGGAGATAAAGGTTGGGGCGACATGCTTGTCCTCGCTACCTTGGCAGTCGGCGTCATCGTAATTGCCCTCTTTGTTTGGCGTCAACTCACAATGGAAAATCCATTCTTGGAACTACGCGTCTTCAAATCACCCGTTTTCACAATTGCCGCTATTTTAAGTGGTGTGACAAACATGGCGATGGTCGGTGCCGAAATGGTCTTACCATTATATATTCAAAATATTCGTGGCGAATCTGCCTTCCATTCTGGCTTAACCTTATTAGCTGGTTCCCTCATGATGGGAATTATGATGCCAATTACGGGTCGTATTTTTGATAAGTACGGCGCAAAACGTTTGGCCATGACCGGGATGTTCTTATTAATGGCTGCTACTGCACCATTTATCTTTTTAACTGCTAAGACACCAATCATCTACATCGTCGTTTTATATGCCGTTCGGATGTTTGGGATTTCAATGGTCATGATGCCTGTTACAACTTCTGGGATGAATGCTTTACCAATGAACTTAATCAGTCATGGGACAGCGGTTAATAATACTTTCCGGCAAGTTGCCAGCTCAATCGGGACAGCCATCTTAATCAGTGTGCTTTCAAGTGTTACCAAAAACAATATGCCAAGCACACACATGGTCAAGACCTTACCATTGGCCTTCCGTGATAAAATGATTAATGCAACCCTTTCAGGTTATCACGCCGCCTTTATCGTCGCCGTGATTTTCTGTGTGATCGGCTTCATTATCACATTCTTCCTCTCCTCTAAGAAATCAACTACTAATGGAGGTGCCAAAGCATGA
- a CDS encoding ArsR/SmtB family transcription factor, whose amino-acid sequence MTIDHDQLIRSVQKTLPKEDTLDHISTLFKILGDKTRAKILYALFQSELRVYDIVSVLEMSQSSISHQLRVLKQAKLVKSRKEGKEVYYSLADNHVINIFSQVIAHVNEH is encoded by the coding sequence ATGACAATCGACCACGATCAACTGATTCGCTCCGTTCAAAAAACACTTCCGAAAGAAGACACGCTCGATCATATCTCAACACTTTTTAAAATTCTTGGCGATAAGACCCGCGCTAAAATTCTGTACGCACTCTTCCAATCAGAATTACGGGTTTACGATATCGTCAGCGTTTTAGAGATGTCACAATCTTCAATCTCACATCAACTACGGGTACTCAAACAAGCAAAGCTCGTTAAGAGTCGCAAAGAAGGCAAAGAAGTTTACTACTCCCTTGCTGACAACCATGTGATTAACATCTTCTCACAAGTCATCGCGCACGTTAACGAGCACTAA
- a CDS encoding glucosamine-6-phosphate deaminase: MKIIKVKDQVEGGQKGFEIFKEGLANDAKVFGLATGSSPIKFYETVVASDLDFTNCTSVNLDEYVGLSADNSQSYHYFMKENLFNKKPFAKSYLPNGLASDIPAELKRYDQVIADNPVDIQILGIGQNGHIGFNEPGAAFDSNTQEVQLTESTIKANARFFENEADVPTKAISMGIGSILKAKKIVLFAYGESKAEAIKGTVEGPQTTDVPASALQLHDDVTIIVDEAAASLLSK, from the coding sequence ATGAAAATTATTAAAGTAAAAGATCAAGTAGAAGGCGGCCAAAAAGGCTTTGAAATCTTCAAAGAAGGTTTAGCAAACGACGCGAAAGTATTCGGTTTGGCAACTGGTAGTTCACCAATCAAATTCTACGAAACAGTTGTTGCAAGTGACCTAGACTTCACAAACTGTACATCAGTTAACTTGGATGAATATGTTGGTTTATCAGCTGATAACAGCCAAAGTTACCACTACTTCATGAAAGAAAACCTATTTAATAAGAAACCATTTGCAAAATCATACTTACCAAACGGTTTGGCAAGTGATATTCCTGCTGAATTAAAACGTTATGACCAAGTCATTGCCGATAACCCAGTAGACATCCAAATTCTTGGTATCGGCCAAAATGGTCACATCGGTTTTAACGAACCAGGTGCTGCTTTTGACAGCAACACACAAGAAGTGCAATTGACAGAATCAACAATTAAGGCTAACGCTCGTTTCTTCGAAAACGAAGCAGATGTACCAACAAAAGCAATCTCAATGGGCATTGGCTCAATCTTAAAGGCTAAGAAGATCGTCTTGTTCGCATACGGCGAATCAAAAGCTGAAGCCATCAAAGGCACAGTAGAAGGCCCACAAACAACAGACGTTCCAGCAAGTGCTTTACAACTACACGACGACGTGACAATCATCGTGGACGAAGCAGCAGCAAGCTTGTTATCAAAATAG
- a CDS encoding MerR family transcriptional regulator: MQKDLFLKLIDTDRLIFGISEVCKMAGVTPRQLRYWEQKGYIKAREADGNKAREYDAQMMIKAIFIKHFLDEGYTLSVAVQKIQKHMANMKIVRSIIREHFEGIEELDGEMAVNLGYFDDTKQQILYAIVKEGHSTFKLVDAPTKE, translated from the coding sequence TTGCAAAAAGACCTTTTTTTAAAGTTGATAGATACGGATCGATTAATTTTTGGGATTAGTGAAGTTTGTAAGATGGCAGGGGTGACGCCGCGTCAACTCCGCTACTGGGAACAAAAGGGCTACATTAAGGCCCGCGAAGCAGATGGCAATAAGGCCCGTGAGTACGACGCTCAAATGATGATTAAGGCCATTTTCATCAAGCATTTCTTAGATGAAGGGTACACGTTGAGCGTTGCGGTCCAAAAAATTCAAAAGCACATGGCTAATATGAAGATTGTGCGATCGATTATTCGGGAACATTTCGAAGGGATTGAAGAACTAGATGGCGAAATGGCTGTGAATCTCGGGTATTTCGATGATACAAAACAACAAATTTTATATGCGATTGTCAAAGAAGGGCATTCAACCTTTAAATTAGTGGATGCACCGACTAAAGAATAA
- the ccpA gene encoding catabolite control protein A gives MEKQTITIYDVAREADVSMATVSRVVNGNPNVKPATRKKVLEVIDRLDYRPNAVARGLASKKTTTVGVIIPDVSDIYFASLARGIDDVATMYKYNIILANSDENNQKEVQVLNTLLAKQVDGLIYMGHSISDAIRAEFARSKTPIVLAGSIDPDEQVGSVNIDYVAAVKDATLKLIKNGNEKVAFICGNLDFPINSKYRLRGYKDALNEAGIPYDESLIFETEYSYSAGEALFGKVQATGATAAVVSDDELAVGVLNAAVDAGVNIPTDFEIVTSNNTKLTEMVRPKMTSISQPLYDMGAVGMRLLTKMMNKEEIDDKTILLPYSIVDRQSTK, from the coding sequence ATGGAAAAACAAACAATTACAATTTACGACGTTGCGCGTGAAGCTGACGTATCAATGGCGACTGTCTCACGGGTTGTTAACGGGAACCCCAACGTTAAGCCTGCCACTCGCAAGAAAGTGCTTGAAGTGATCGACCGTTTAGACTATCGTCCTAACGCTGTTGCTCGTGGTTTGGCAAGTAAGAAAACAACAACTGTTGGGGTTATTATCCCAGACGTTAGTGATATCTACTTTGCTTCATTAGCACGCGGGATTGATGATGTTGCCACAATGTACAAGTACAACATCATTTTAGCGAACTCAGATGAAAACAACCAAAAGGAAGTTCAAGTATTGAATACCTTATTGGCAAAACAAGTAGATGGTTTAATCTACATGGGTCACAGTATCTCAGATGCAATCCGTGCTGAATTCGCCCGTTCTAAGACACCAATCGTATTAGCTGGTTCAATCGATCCAGACGAACAAGTCGGTAGTGTTAATATTGACTACGTTGCAGCCGTTAAGGACGCAACTTTGAAGTTAATCAAGAACGGTAACGAAAAAGTCGCCTTCATCTGTGGCAACTTAGATTTTCCAATCAACAGCAAATATCGTTTACGTGGCTATAAAGATGCCTTGAACGAAGCTGGTATTCCTTATGACGAAAGCTTAATTTTCGAAACAGAATACAGTTACAGTGCTGGTGAAGCCTTATTCGGTAAGGTTCAAGCAACTGGCGCAACTGCTGCTGTTGTCAGTGACGATGAATTAGCCGTAGGTGTTTTAAATGCTGCTGTTGATGCAGGGGTTAATATTCCAACTGACTTTGAAATTGTGACAAGTAATAACACGAAGTTAACTGAAATGGTTCGTCCTAAGATGACATCAATCTCACAACCTTTATATGATATGGGTGCTGTTGGGATGCGTCTGTTAACGAAGATGATGAACAAAGAAGAAATCGATGATAAGACAATCCTATTGCCATATAGTATTGTTGATCGTCAATCAACTAAATAA
- the pepV gene encoding dipeptidase PepV: MTLNWQQEAAKYKDQMLTDLTSLLKINSARDVEHKEDDAPLGPGPRDALLQMLAIADRDGFTTKNIENVAGRIEFGSGDEIFGILGHVDVVPAGDGWETNPFEPVIKDGKIYARGSSDDKGPSIAAYYALKLLKDNDIKLNKKVHFIFGTDEESEWVGINRYLEVEPKPDFAISPDANFPIINGEKGIVSYMITFKPVDGADGEMTLVSFKSGLRANMVPQTAKAILTGAMPADFQAKFDAYVAEHKLQGTITTDGDQTVIDLIGKGSHAQEPKAGVNAATHLATFLADFALDAKGGNYIGTIARLMHEDSRGHLLNINHTDDVMGDLTACPAVFNYTQDGVASVLLNVRYPKGVTDESTREGLAKTLSDVADVTIEGHAQAPHYVPGDDELVATLLQVFEDQTGLKGHEQVIGGGTYGRILERGVAFGALPEERENVMHQANEYMHIEDIMNAIAIYADAIYRLTR; the protein is encoded by the coding sequence ATGACATTGAATTGGCAACAAGAAGCGGCAAAGTATAAGGATCAAATGCTTACCGACTTAACAAGTTTACTCAAGATTAATAGCGCGCGTGACGTTGAACATAAAGAAGACGATGCACCGCTTGGCCCTGGCCCTCGTGATGCTTTGCTACAAATGTTAGCAATTGCTGATCGTGACGGTTTTACAACTAAAAACATCGAAAACGTTGCTGGCCGGATTGAATTTGGTAGTGGCGACGAAATTTTTGGTATTTTAGGTCACGTTGACGTGGTTCCTGCCGGTGACGGTTGGGAAACAAATCCTTTTGAACCAGTTATCAAAGACGGCAAGATTTATGCCCGTGGTTCATCAGATGACAAAGGCCCATCAATTGCAGCATACTATGCGCTTAAATTATTAAAAGACAACGATATTAAATTAAACAAAAAAGTCCACTTCATTTTCGGGACTGACGAAGAAAGTGAATGGGTTGGTATCAACCGTTATCTAGAAGTTGAACCAAAACCTGATTTTGCTATCTCTCCAGATGCTAACTTCCCAATCATCAATGGTGAAAAAGGAATTGTGTCATACATGATCACTTTCAAACCAGTTGATGGCGCTGATGGTGAAATGACATTAGTAAGCTTCAAGTCTGGTTTACGTGCTAACATGGTTCCTCAAACTGCTAAGGCAATCTTAACTGGTGCAATGCCAGCTGATTTCCAAGCTAAATTTGATGCTTATGTAGCTGAACACAAACTACAAGGTACTATCACAACTGATGGTGACCAAACAGTAATCGATTTAATCGGTAAAGGCTCACATGCCCAAGAACCTAAAGCTGGCGTAAATGCTGCAACTCACTTGGCAACATTCTTAGCTGACTTTGCATTAGATGCTAAAGGTGGCAACTACATCGGTACAATCGCTCGTTTAATGCACGAAGACTCACGTGGTCACCTCTTAAACATCAACCATACAGACGATGTGATGGGTGATTTAACAGCTTGCCCTGCTGTCTTCAACTACACACAAGACGGTGTTGCATCTGTTCTCTTGAACGTTCGCTACCCTAAAGGTGTAACTGATGAAAGTACACGCGAAGGCCTTGCTAAGACACTTAGTGATGTTGCCGACGTAACAATCGAAGGCCATGCACAAGCACCTCACTATGTTCCTGGTGATGACGAATTAGTAGCAACTTTATTACAAGTCTTTGAAGATCAAACAGGTCTTAAAGGTCACGAACAAGTTATCGGTGGTGGCACATACGGTCGAATCTTAGAACGTGGTGTTGCTTTCGGTGCTTTACCAGAAGAACGCGAAAATGTTATGCATCAAGCAAATGAATACATGCATATCGAAGATATCATGAACGCAATTGCCATCTATGCAGACGCAATTTATCGTTTAACACGTTAA
- a CDS encoding heavy metal translocating P-type ATPase, whose amino-acid sequence MTQIQLAGIDCAACATKIETNVKKLPQVQDCAVNFATQKLSYELTGDQAATAFELELQQLLTTIEPDVTIQKSLPAAGQTPPKKFKFNLDLVRIIISGLLLLGSYVLPLSQPLLISLLLVAFVLIGYDIIWTAIRNILHGQWFDENFLMTVATIGAFGIGEYAEAVGVMLFYQVGEYFQSLAINRSRDSIASLVAIKPTFANLQTSQGLQQVAPEAVQVGATILIKPGEKVPLDGTVIAGSSFVDTAAVTGESVPRSFNVGDTLLSGSINQSGLLTLQVTKPYADSTVAKILDLVENASSQKAPTENFITRFAKVYTPIVVGFAVLLAVVPPLFLGQPFSDWLYRALIFLVISCPCALVISIPLGFFAGIGTASKNGILVKGSNYLEALNDVRTVVFDKTGTLTQGSFTVTAIHAVDHQPKHLLALAALAEQHSTHPIAQSIIAANQAPLNQTLSAVTEVAGHGVSATLDGQSLKVGKASWLKEQGLTPLTPTEVGTAVHIAYGTDYLGYLVISDQLKKDAATAIAQLKKVGIRQTMMLTGDNDAIAKQVSQSLGIDHYQSELLPQDKVATLASLTDNRAQNGKVAFVGDGINDTPVLARADVGVAMGGLGSDAAIEAADIVLMSDEPTKLATAIDIARFTRKIVWQNIAFALIVKAIFLLLGAFGIATMWEAVFADVGVTLIAILNALRIMRKSN is encoded by the coding sequence ATGACACAAATTCAATTAGCAGGTATCGATTGTGCCGCCTGCGCTACCAAAATCGAAACAAACGTCAAAAAATTACCGCAAGTCCAAGATTGCGCGGTTAACTTTGCGACGCAAAAACTGAGTTATGAATTAACCGGTGATCAAGCCGCCACCGCGTTTGAATTAGAGCTTCAACAATTGTTAACGACAATTGAACCAGATGTCACCATTCAAAAATCATTACCGGCTGCGGGCCAAACACCCCCTAAGAAATTTAAATTTAATCTAGACTTGGTTCGAATTATCATTAGCGGCCTTTTACTATTAGGAAGCTACGTCTTACCACTTAGTCAGCCGCTACTAATCAGCTTGTTGCTAGTCGCTTTTGTCCTCATCGGTTACGATATTATCTGGACAGCCATCCGGAATATTCTTCACGGCCAATGGTTTGACGAAAACTTCCTAATGACCGTTGCCACCATTGGGGCCTTTGGGATTGGCGAATACGCTGAAGCAGTTGGCGTAATGCTGTTCTATCAAGTCGGTGAATATTTCCAAAGTTTAGCAATCAATCGCTCACGGGATTCAATCGCTAGTTTGGTTGCGATTAAACCGACTTTTGCCAACCTCCAAACTAGCCAAGGCCTCCAACAAGTTGCGCCTGAAGCCGTTCAAGTTGGTGCAACCATTTTAATTAAGCCTGGTGAAAAAGTACCACTAGATGGGACCGTCATCGCGGGCAGTAGTTTTGTCGATACCGCTGCGGTCACCGGTGAATCGGTGCCTCGTTCATTTAACGTTGGCGATACCCTCTTGAGTGGCAGCATTAATCAATCCGGTCTTTTGACCCTTCAAGTCACAAAACCTTACGCTGACTCGACGGTCGCTAAGATTTTAGACCTGGTTGAAAATGCTAGCAGCCAAAAAGCGCCGACTGAAAACTTCATCACTCGCTTTGCGAAAGTCTATACCCCAATCGTGGTAGGCTTTGCCGTATTATTAGCAGTTGTACCACCACTCTTTTTAGGACAACCCTTCTCAGATTGGCTCTACCGGGCACTCATCTTCTTAGTGATTTCTTGTCCATGTGCGTTAGTCATTTCAATTCCGCTCGGCTTTTTTGCCGGTATTGGGACTGCTTCTAAAAACGGCATCCTGGTCAAAGGGAGCAATTACCTCGAAGCTTTAAACGATGTGCGGACAGTTGTTTTCGATAAAACAGGAACGTTAACCCAAGGTAGTTTTACCGTTACAGCAATTCACGCTGTCGATCATCAACCGAAACATTTACTCGCATTAGCCGCTTTAGCAGAACAACACTCAACACATCCGATTGCACAATCCATCATTGCTGCTAATCAAGCACCACTCAATCAAACACTCAGTGCGGTCACAGAAGTTGCTGGTCACGGCGTTAGTGCAACTCTTGACGGCCAATCCCTAAAAGTGGGTAAAGCTAGCTGGCTCAAGGAACAAGGGTTAACACCACTCACACCTACTGAAGTCGGTACTGCGGTGCACATCGCTTATGGCACTGATTATCTTGGTTACCTCGTTATTTCAGATCAGCTTAAAAAAGATGCTGCCACAGCAATTGCGCAACTGAAAAAAGTCGGCATCCGCCAAACGATGATGCTAACTGGTGATAACGACGCAATCGCTAAACAAGTCAGCCAATCATTGGGAATTGATCATTATCAAAGTGAACTACTTCCTCAAGACAAAGTGGCTACTTTAGCCAGCCTGACTGATAACCGTGCACAAAACGGCAAGGTGGCCTTCGTTGGTGACGGGATTAATGATACCCCCGTTCTTGCTCGAGCCGATGTCGGTGTTGCGATGGGCGGTTTAGGTTCCGACGCTGCGATTGAAGCAGCCGACATCGTTTTGATGTCCGATGAACCAACTAAGTTAGCAACTGCCATCGATATTGCCCGTTTCACCCGCAAAATCGTCTGGCAAAACATTGCTTTTGCGCTCATCGTTAAAGCAATCTTCTTATTACTAGGTGCATTTGGCATTGCAACCATGTGGGAAGCCGTTTTTGCAGACGTTGGCGTAACCCTAATTGCCATTTTAAATGCCTTGCGTATTATGAGAAAATCGAACTAA
- a CDS encoding DUF4811 domain-containing protein — protein sequence MIVITLIISTLALFFASIFGQKMWRPILMTIFGLTFIASLFFIVQNDHNHYGMKTVTETKTQTLVSSADAKGMSMLLYHPLGNGTEKVYLYRTDIHQSKPKATQTEKTTNSVQKNADKAALVTTTKYRVYKNDMAKFWFGISGNDHEFVSRHNTFKVAKGWLVLSDAQAKQLAKTLKSQQAQLKAGATNAGKQAVMAAMQANPAMTATQRQAVAKNAAMAYQQAAMAKVMATLK from the coding sequence ATGATCGTTATTACACTCATTATTAGTACACTTGCGTTATTCTTTGCTTCAATCTTCGGTCAAAAAATGTGGCGCCCAATTTTAATGACCATTTTCGGTCTCACTTTTATCGCGTCACTCTTTTTCATCGTTCAAAATGATCACAATCATTATGGCATGAAAACTGTGACCGAAACTAAGACACAAACCCTTGTTTCAAGTGCCGATGCTAAGGGCATGTCAATGTTGCTCTATCACCCACTTGGCAATGGTACCGAAAAAGTTTACCTTTATCGGACTGATATCCACCAAAGTAAACCTAAAGCAACCCAAACTGAAAAGACAACCAACAGTGTTCAAAAGAATGCTGATAAGGCTGCCTTAGTAACCACTACCAAATACCGTGTGTATAAAAATGACATGGCTAAATTCTGGTTTGGTATTTCTGGCAATGACCACGAATTCGTGAGCCGCCACAATACCTTCAAAGTTGCTAAGGGCTGGCTCGTTTTAAGCGACGCTCAAGCTAAACAACTCGCTAAAACATTAAAGAGTCAACAAGCACAACTCAAAGCGGGCGCAACTAACGCCGGTAAACAAGCTGTGATGGCAGCCATGCAAGCTAATCCAGCAATGACTGCAACGCAACGACAAGCAGTTGCTAAAAATGCAGCGATGGCCTATCAACAAGCCGCAATGGCAAAAGTGATGGCAACGTTGAAATAA
- a CDS encoding transglycosylase domain-containing protein, with protein sequence MKDSKQRSSQRQKHASALISKGRRKVNTLFSKIKTKLSHSMPWLNNWFKHQDKDQNRTFVDQFSAKPLTFKLNVFLEALKSLILYGISIGLIMFALGLGIGAGYFAALMKDEPVPSYQVLKQQLDNTDQAAGLYFAKNTKFGAIKTDLSRTPVSINEMSPYLTDAIVATEDEDFYKHQGVVPKALLRAVISDLTGFGSQTGGSTLTQQLIKMQVLTSQVTFKRKATEVLLALRVDKYFTKKEILQDYLNIATLGRNNKGQNVAGVQEAAQGLFGKDAKNLSLAEAAYIAGLPQSPSVYTPYDQDGTLKDPEYLKYGLDRKNTVLFRMYRDDRITKAEYKAAKKVDLTSEFQAKAEPESTSKRYGYVYNLLESQATDIMTKQLANEANVSTEKLNSSPTLYKQYETKATELLSTKGYQIHSTIDKDIYDSMQEIVKQEGSSFGPTYQDATTDPITGLQSVGDTPVQNGSVLLDNQTGKVISFVGGRDFSLKQTNYMLTKRSPGSTIKPLLVYGPAIDQKLIGSKTMLADFKTNFKTYAPTDYGNTIQNKFIPADKALAQSLNIPTVNLYNKLRKTTNPATYMDKMGIHLSDDEYSQLGLALGGTKDGISVLAQASAFTTFADEGQHVDAYVIDKITDPAGNIIYKHHTKKTQVFSKATSYIMNQMLSGVLTDTDGTATQLSDQLYFNTNNLVGKTGTNNDNRDVWFIGSTPGITLASWMGYDSTGRNLTDSSSTINQNYWAKLANSVYQNDPSIMKLEEDHEKPSTVTSSKVVKATGQLPGIVSINGNTRTVDSGKVTSLYNNWTPEATQYEFGIGGTSSNYETFWNHYMGYNNGYGTITYGETKASQSESE encoded by the coding sequence TTGAAAGATTCAAAGCAGCGTTCCAGCCAACGGCAAAAGCACGCATCAGCCCTCATCTCTAAAGGGCGTCGCAAAGTCAATACGCTATTTTCCAAGATTAAAACGAAATTATCACATTCAATGCCTTGGCTTAACAATTGGTTTAAACATCAAGACAAAGACCAAAATCGAACATTTGTCGATCAATTTAGTGCCAAACCCCTCACTTTTAAGCTTAATGTCTTTTTAGAAGCACTTAAAAGTTTAATCCTCTACGGCATTTCAATCGGTTTGATTATGTTTGCCTTAGGTCTTGGGATTGGTGCCGGCTACTTTGCCGCATTGATGAAGGATGAACCGGTCCCAAGTTATCAAGTGCTTAAACAACAACTTGATAACACTGATCAAGCGGCCGGTCTTTACTTTGCCAAGAACACAAAATTCGGCGCAATTAAGACTGATCTCTCGCGGACACCCGTCAGCATCAATGAAATGTCGCCTTATCTAACCGATGCGATTGTCGCAACTGAAGATGAAGACTTCTATAAACATCAAGGGGTCGTTCCAAAGGCCCTCTTACGAGCTGTCATCTCTGATTTAACCGGCTTTGGTTCTCAAACCGGTGGTTCGACTTTAACACAACAGTTAATTAAGATGCAGGTCTTAACGTCTCAAGTAACCTTCAAACGGAAAGCGACTGAAGTCTTACTTGCTTTACGTGTCGATAAATACTTCACGAAAAAGGAAATCTTACAAGACTACCTCAACATTGCAACCCTAGGTCGAAATAATAAAGGCCAAAACGTTGCTGGTGTACAAGAAGCCGCTCAAGGGTTATTCGGTAAAGATGCCAAGAACTTGTCTTTAGCCGAAGCCGCCTATATTGCCGGTCTTCCGCAGAGCCCTTCCGTCTATACACCATATGACCAAGATGGTACCTTGAAAGATCCTGAATACTTGAAATACGGACTAGACCGTAAGAATACCGTTTTATTCCGGATGTATCGTGATGACCGCATTACCAAAGCAGAATACAAAGCTGCTAAGAAAGTCGATTTAACGAGTGAATTCCAAGCTAAAGCAGAACCTGAATCAACTTCTAAGCGTTATGGTTACGTTTATAACCTTTTGGAATCACAAGCAACCGACATCATGACGAAACAACTCGCTAATGAAGCTAATGTTTCGACTGAAAAGCTTAATAGTAGCCCAACGCTCTACAAACAATATGAAACAAAGGCAACTGAACTCCTAAGTACTAAGGGCTATCAAATCCATAGTACAATTGACAAAGATATCTATGATTCAATGCAAGAAATCGTCAAACAAGAAGGCAGTTCTTTTGGACCAACCTATCAAGATGCAACGACCGATCCAATTACTGGTTTGCAATCAGTGGGCGACACACCGGTTCAAAACGGGAGTGTCTTACTTGATAACCAGACTGGTAAAGTCATTTCATTTGTTGGGGGTCGCGACTTCTCCCTCAAACAAACTAACTACATGTTAACCAAACGATCACCGGGTTCAACCATTAAACCACTCTTGGTTTATGGTCCAGCGATTGATCAAAAACTAATCGGTTCTAAAACGATGTTGGCTGACTTTAAAACTAACTTCAAAACTTATGCGCCAACCGATTACGGTAACACCATCCAAAACAAGTTCATCCCTGCGGATAAGGCTTTAGCGCAATCCCTCAATATCCCAACCGTTAACTTATACAATAAGTTACGTAAAACGACTAACCCTGCGACCTATATGGATAAGATGGGGATTCACCTTTCTGATGATGAATATAGTCAATTGGGACTTGCCTTAGGGGGAACCAAAGATGGGATTAGCGTGCTCGCCCAAGCAAGTGCCTTTACAACATTTGCCGATGAAGGCCAACACGTTGATGCTTACGTGATCGATAAGATTACTGACCCTGCTGGTAATATCATTTATAAACATCACACTAAGAAAACACAAGTCTTCTCGAAGGCGACAAGTTACATCATGAACCAAATGTTATCAGGTGTTTTAACGGATACGGATGGGACCGCAACACAATTGAGCGATCAACTCTACTTCAACACTAATAACCTAGTTGGTAAAACCGGGACTAATAATGATAACCGGGATGTTTGGTTTATCGGTAGCACGCCAGGGATTACCCTAGCTTCTTGGATGGGCTATGACAGTACCGGTCGTAACTTAACCGATAGTTCTAGCACGATTAATCAAAACTATTGGGCTAAGTTAGCCAATAGCGTCTATCAAAATGATCCAAGTATCATGAAGCTTGAAGAAGATCATGAAAAACCAAGTACCGTTACAAGTAGCAAAGTTGTTAAAGCAACTGGTCAACTGCCAGGTATTGTTTCTATTAATGGTAATACGCGAACCGTTGACAGTGGTAAGGTCACTTCGCTTTACAATAATTGGACACCAGAAGCAACGCAATACGAATTCGGAATTGGTGGCACAAGCAGCAATTACGAAACCTTCTGGAATCATTATATGGGTTATAATAACGGCTACGGTACAATTACGTACGGTGAAACAAAAGCTAGTCAATCAGAATCAGAGTAA